One Roseimaritima multifibrata DNA window includes the following coding sequences:
- a CDS encoding REP-associated tyrosine transposase has translation MSDYRRYFVPGGTFFFTVVTYGRRPILTTDDGREFLRNSLTSVRKRHPFLLVANVLLPDHWHLIMQLPSGDDRYSLRMKQIKAKFTDQWLEAGLPEPVVTESQGKRGERGIWQPRYWEHTVRDEADLERCADYVHWNPRKHKLVDRVRDWQWSSFHRFVRLGQYDIDWGGTAPGGVEDDWGE, from the coding sequence ATGTCTGATTATCGGCGATACTTTGTGCCCGGGGGGACGTTTTTCTTCACCGTGGTTACGTATGGTCGCCGGCCGATTCTGACTACCGATGATGGTCGTGAGTTCCTTCGTAATTCCCTCACGTCGGTAAGGAAGCGGCACCCCTTTTTGCTTGTGGCGAACGTATTGTTGCCCGATCATTGGCATCTCATTATGCAATTGCCATCCGGCGATGATCGCTACTCACTGCGAATGAAACAAATTAAGGCGAAGTTTACGGATCAATGGCTTGAAGCTGGGTTGCCCGAGCCGGTGGTGACCGAATCACAAGGAAAGCGTGGCGAACGAGGAATTTGGCAGCCACGATATTGGGAACACACTGTTCGTGATGAAGCAGATCTCGAAAGGTGTGCGGATTACGTTCACTGGAACCCTCGAAAGCACAAACTGGTCGATCGAGTTCGTGATTGGCAGTGGTCGTCGTTCCATCGGTTCGTAAGGTTGGGGCAATACGATATCGATTGGGGCGGAACAGCTCCTGGC
- a CDS encoding DUF1501 domain-containing protein, which produces MNPFSYNRRRFLNDSTTGIGSIALASLLQKQGRAGDQPIIDPSQPYAPRPSHYPAAAKNVIVVFCAGAVSQLETWDYKPELIKQDGKPLKGGPAVTFQGPAGELARPQYAFRPRGETGKMVSDMLPHLAELTDEFAFVHSLTSKSNTHGPAENFLSTGFVEDGFPSNGSWITYALGSENQNLPAFVAIPDPRGVPQASVNNWGSGFLPAEFQGTPFSSKNPIRHLSTPAGISRESNLASRQLLKQLNQRHLEQNPTEGMLAARIASYELAARMQLSVPEISDLSTETAATLRAYGADDTSNPTKAAFAKNCILARRLIEQGVRFVQLFNGAYASGGELNWDGHSKLKEQYDRHSAILDQPVAAMIRDMKSRGMLEDTLIVWCTEFGRMPMFQKGAQGRDHNPDGFTCWMTGAGVQRGVSHGVTDELGRKAVEDIHPLYDLNATILHLLGLDHERLTFEHNGVQRRLTNVEGHVIHQMLSSPPPSSPHA; this is translated from the coding sequence CAGGGATCGGATCGATCGCATTAGCCAGCTTGTTGCAAAAACAGGGGCGAGCGGGCGATCAACCAATCATTGATCCGTCCCAGCCCTATGCGCCGCGACCGTCGCATTACCCGGCGGCGGCCAAAAATGTCATTGTGGTGTTTTGTGCAGGTGCGGTCAGCCAACTGGAAACGTGGGATTACAAACCCGAATTAATCAAGCAGGATGGCAAGCCTTTGAAGGGGGGGCCCGCGGTCACGTTCCAGGGACCCGCGGGGGAACTGGCGAGGCCGCAGTACGCTTTTCGGCCTCGTGGGGAAACCGGGAAAATGGTTTCCGACATGCTGCCGCATCTGGCTGAATTGACAGATGAGTTTGCGTTTGTGCATTCGCTGACAAGCAAATCGAATACGCATGGGCCGGCGGAGAATTTCCTTTCGACCGGTTTTGTCGAAGATGGCTTTCCTAGCAATGGCAGCTGGATCACCTACGCCTTGGGGAGCGAGAATCAAAATCTGCCCGCATTTGTCGCGATTCCCGATCCCCGTGGAGTCCCTCAGGCGAGTGTCAATAATTGGGGTTCAGGATTTCTGCCCGCCGAGTTCCAAGGGACGCCATTTAGTTCCAAGAATCCGATTCGGCACTTGTCGACACCCGCTGGGATCTCGCGGGAGAGCAATCTCGCTTCGCGGCAATTGCTTAAACAACTGAATCAACGCCACCTAGAACAGAATCCAACCGAAGGGATGCTGGCGGCAAGGATCGCAAGTTATGAACTGGCCGCCCGGATGCAATTAAGTGTCCCGGAGATCAGTGATCTAAGTACCGAAACCGCGGCGACTTTACGGGCATACGGAGCGGACGACACGTCCAATCCGACCAAGGCTGCCTTTGCGAAAAATTGTATTCTTGCCCGGCGGCTGATCGAGCAAGGGGTGCGTTTTGTGCAGCTGTTTAATGGTGCTTATGCAAGCGGCGGCGAATTGAACTGGGATGGGCATAGCAAACTGAAAGAGCAGTACGACAGGCACTCAGCCATTCTCGACCAACCGGTCGCCGCAATGATTCGCGACATGAAATCTCGTGGGATGCTGGAGGATACGTTGATCGTCTGGTGTACCGAATTCGGACGAATGCCAATGTTCCAAAAGGGTGCCCAGGGACGCGACCACAATCCGGATGGATTTACCTGTTGGATGACGGGAGCCGGAGTCCAGAGAGGTGTCAGTCACGGCGTGACGGATGAACTGGGGCGTAAAGCGGTCGAGGACATTCATCCGTTGTACGATCTAAACGCAACGATCCTGCATCTGTTGGGGCTGGATCATGAACGCTTAACGTTCGAGCACAACGGAGTGCAGCGGCGTTTAACCAATGTCGAGGGACACGTTATCCATCAGATGTTATCTTCACCGCCACCAAGTTCCCCACACGCCTAA